A part of Magnetospirillum sp. ME-1 genomic DNA contains:
- the wecB gene encoding non-hydrolyzing UDP-N-acetylglucosamine 2-epimerase: protein MSAVPQSSRTVLCVVGARPNFMKIAPIMRALGDSAVLTPYLLHTGQHYDAAMSDGFFEDLGIPRPDRNLEIGSGSHARQTAEIMIAFEQVMHEVKPACVLVVGDVNSTVACALVAAKERVKVVHVEAGLRSYDRAMPEELNRLVTDQLSDLLFATERSAVGNLEREGIGAERVRLVGNVMIDTLRANLDRAEAPAATLAAAGHVLPADGYAVLTLHRPSNVDDPRVLRPLLEAVRDMGARRPVVFPVHPRTRARIEAAGLAPLIAGPEVMPLAPLGYLAMLGLTAGARFVMTDSGGLQEESTALGVPCLTIRDNTERPVTIDEGTNTLVGSDPAALRAAVAEIEATGGKRGRIPEFWDGRAAERIVAALEAWL from the coding sequence ATGTCTGCTGTCCCGCAATCTTCCCGCACCGTCCTTTGCGTGGTCGGCGCGCGGCCCAATTTCATGAAGATCGCCCCGATCATGCGGGCCCTGGGGGATTCGGCGGTGCTGACTCCCTATCTGCTGCACACCGGCCAGCACTACGACGCGGCCATGAGCGACGGCTTCTTCGAGGATCTGGGCATACCGCGTCCCGACCGTAATCTGGAGATCGGCTCGGGCAGCCATGCGCGCCAGACCGCCGAGATCATGATCGCCTTCGAGCAGGTGATGCACGAGGTCAAGCCCGCCTGCGTGCTGGTGGTGGGCGACGTGAACTCCACCGTGGCCTGCGCTCTGGTGGCCGCCAAGGAACGGGTCAAGGTCGTCCATGTGGAGGCGGGACTGCGCTCCTATGACCGCGCCATGCCGGAAGAGCTCAACCGTCTGGTTACCGACCAGCTGTCCGACCTGCTGTTCGCCACCGAGCGCTCGGCGGTGGGTAATTTGGAGCGCGAAGGCATCGGCGCCGAACGGGTGCGGCTGGTCGGCAACGTGATGATCGACACCCTGCGGGCCAATCTGGACCGCGCCGAGGCGCCGGCGGCCACCCTGGCCGCCGCCGGTCACGTCCTGCCGGCCGACGGCTATGCCGTGCTGACCCTGCACCGCCCGTCCAATGTGGACGATCCCCGGGTGCTGCGCCCTCTGCTGGAGGCGGTGCGCGACATGGGCGCCCGCCGGCCGGTGGTGTTTCCCGTCCATCCCCGCACCCGCGCCCGCATCGAGGCGGCGGGGCTGGCGCCGCTGATCGCCGGGCCGGAAGTCATGCCGCTGGCCCCGCTCGGCTATCTCGCCATGCTGGGGCTGACCGCCGGCGCCCGCTTCGTCATGACCGATTCCGGCGGGCTGCAGGAGGAATCCACGGCGCTGGGCGTTCCCTGCCTGACCATCCGCGACAATACCGAGCGTCCGGTCACCATCGACGAAGGCACCAACACCCTGGTGGGCAGCGACCCCGCCGCCCTCCGGGCCGCCGTGGCGGAGATCGAGGCCACCGGGGGCAAGCGGGGCCGCATCCCCGAATTCTGGGACGGCCGCGCCGCCGAGCGGATCGTCGCCGCGCTGGAAGCCTGGCTGTGA
- the asnB gene encoding asparagine synthase (glutamine-hydrolyzing), translated as MCGLAAILAYGAEAPPPDRAELLAVRDAMVPRGPDGAGLWLDGRVGLAHRRLSIIEITEAGAQPMATSDGRLRVTFNGEIYNYRALRAELEAQGVAFASHSDTEVLLHLYRRDGIDMLRSLRGMFAFALWDEERRGMLLARDPFGIKPLYIADDGRTLRAASQVKALLAGGGIDTCPSPAGHAGFFLWGHVPEPFTLYRGVEALPAGGWLWVEEGGARRSGRHFDLREEALAAQPADIDLGAALRDSVAHHLIADVPVGVFLSAGIDSASLASLAVEVGGGPVETVTLGFDRLKGTHADEVPLAEDLARRLGTHQRTQWVGEADFAEARERIFADMDQPSVDGVNTWFVARAARQAGLKVALSGLGGDEMFGGYDTFRQLPRMERLLRPMRLLPGLGAGLRFLAAPWIGRFASPKLAGLLELGPRLSDAYLLKRGLFMPWELKGVLDPDMAAAGLEGLATRSRLAEAVAGLEGDMRTGVLEMSFYMRNQLLRDADWAGMAHSLEIRTPFVDVGLLRACLPALVGPHRPAKRDVARSARLPDSIISRPKTGFTVPVSQWLGLGGPSSRLWAGLVHGRFTAGDVR; from the coding sequence GTGTGCGGACTGGCCGCCATCCTGGCCTATGGGGCCGAGGCGCCGCCTCCCGACCGGGCGGAGCTGCTTGCGGTGCGCGACGCCATGGTGCCGCGCGGGCCCGACGGGGCGGGCCTGTGGCTCGACGGCCGGGTCGGCCTGGCCCATCGCCGCCTGTCCATCATCGAGATCACCGAGGCCGGCGCTCAGCCCATGGCCACGTCCGACGGCCGGCTGCGGGTGACGTTCAACGGCGAGATCTATAATTACCGCGCCCTGCGGGCCGAACTGGAGGCCCAGGGCGTGGCCTTCGCGTCCCACTCCGATACCGAGGTCCTGCTGCACCTCTATCGCCGCGACGGCATCGACATGCTGCGCTCGCTGCGCGGCATGTTCGCCTTTGCCCTGTGGGATGAGGAGCGGCGCGGCATGCTGCTGGCCCGCGATCCCTTCGGCATCAAGCCGCTTTATATCGCCGATGATGGCCGCACGCTGCGGGCGGCGTCCCAGGTCAAGGCGCTGCTGGCGGGCGGCGGAATCGACACCTGCCCATCGCCGGCCGGGCATGCCGGCTTTTTCCTGTGGGGCCACGTGCCCGAGCCCTTCACGCTCTACCGCGGCGTCGAGGCCCTGCCGGCCGGCGGCTGGCTGTGGGTGGAAGAGGGTGGCGCCCGCCGTTCGGGCCGGCACTTCGATCTGCGGGAAGAGGCGCTGGCCGCCCAGCCGGCGGATATCGACCTGGGCGCCGCCCTGCGCGACAGCGTGGCTCATCATCTGATCGCCGACGTGCCGGTGGGCGTATTCCTGTCGGCGGGCATCGATTCCGCCTCGCTGGCCTCGCTGGCGGTGGAGGTGGGCGGCGGCCCGGTGGAGACCGTCACCCTGGGCTTCGACCGCCTGAAGGGCACCCATGCCGACGAGGTGCCGCTGGCGGAGGACTTGGCCCGGCGCCTGGGGACGCATCAGCGGACCCAGTGGGTGGGGGAGGCTGATTTCGCCGAGGCGCGCGAGCGCATTTTCGCCGACATGGACCAGCCCAGCGTCGATGGCGTCAACACATGGTTCGTGGCCCGCGCCGCCAGGCAGGCGGGGCTGAAGGTGGCGCTGTCGGGACTGGGCGGCGACGAGATGTTCGGCGGCTACGACACCTTCCGCCAGCTGCCCCGCATGGAGCGGCTGCTGCGGCCCATGCGGCTGCTGCCCGGCCTGGGCGCGGGGCTGCGCTTTCTGGCCGCGCCATGGATCGGCCGCTTCGCCTCGCCCAAGCTGGCCGGCCTGCTGGAACTGGGGCCGCGCCTGTCGGACGCCTATCTTTTGAAGCGTGGGCTGTTCATGCCCTGGGAGCTGAAAGGCGTACTGGACCCCGACATGGCGGCGGCCGGTCTGGAGGGGCTGGCCACCCGCTCGCGCCTGGCCGAGGCCGTGGCCGGTCTGGAGGGCGATATGCGGACCGGCGTTCTGGAGATGTCCTTCTACATGCGCAACCAGCTGCTGCGCGACGCCGATTGGGCCGGCATGGCCCATTCGCTGGAAATCCGCACGCCTTTCGTCGATGTGGGTCTGTTGCGCGCCTGCCTGCCGGCCCTGGTGGGGCCGCACCGCCCCGCCAAGCGCGACGTGGCGCGCTCGGCCCGGCTGCCCGACTCCATCATCTCGCGGCCCAAGACCGGCTTCACCGTGCCGGTCAGCCAGTGGCTGGGGCTGGGGGGGCCGTCCAGCCGCTTGTGGGCGGGGCTGGTCCATGGCCGCTTCACGGCGGGTGACGTCCGATGA
- a CDS encoding B12-binding domain-containing radical SAM protein, with protein MKVLFVVRTLTIEGDPMGVMQLASIARREGWNVDLATAATALDAVRQQRPDLVAMSMMTTDYAALMGVVRALRAENETLPIVVGGPHPTFIPALAEEEGITAICRGEGDLAFPQVLERVAAGRSLDGIPNIATAQTPATLGRLVEDLDSLPFIDRALVYDKSAAMRAFRLRSFYSSRGCPYRCSYCFNAGYNDLTRGLGKLYRKRSVSSLIEEVRKVAEIYPTDYIRFSDDTFVLKVDPWLEEFAERFPREVGIPFYCLLRANTISNDMVRLISQAGAKSVCMSIEAANPKVRREILRREMKDEALIGAFDAFNAAGVNIYTNCILGFPNTGLEDDLATLDLAIRCRPAYCGFSIATPFPGTELHDYCRDQGVLPEASTEDYVSTQKGSLLTCFTPEEKRRQVNLVQLAPLAVRFPILRNLAVAASKLPCNVGFFLIHFVVKNYLFMRKIVPIRFTPRDVMVLGWNQLLSVGHAIRGGNRRK; from the coding sequence ATGAAGGTCCTGTTTGTCGTCCGCACCCTGACCATCGAGGGCGACCCCATGGGGGTGATGCAGCTTGCCTCCATCGCCCGGCGTGAAGGATGGAACGTCGATCTGGCGACCGCCGCCACTGCTCTGGACGCCGTGCGGCAACAGCGTCCCGATCTGGTGGCCATGTCCATGATGACCACCGATTACGCCGCGCTGATGGGGGTCGTCCGGGCCCTGCGCGCCGAGAACGAGACCCTGCCCATCGTGGTGGGCGGGCCGCACCCCACCTTCATCCCCGCCCTGGCCGAGGAGGAGGGCATCACCGCCATCTGCCGCGGTGAAGGCGACCTCGCCTTTCCCCAGGTGCTGGAGCGGGTGGCCGCCGGCCGCTCCCTGGACGGTATCCCCAACATCGCCACCGCCCAAACTCCGGCGACGCTCGGCCGGCTGGTCGAGGATCTGGACAGCCTGCCCTTCATCGACCGCGCCCTGGTCTACGACAAGTCGGCGGCCATGCGGGCCTTCCGGCTGCGGTCGTTCTATTCCTCTCGCGGGTGCCCCTACCGCTGCTCCTATTGCTTCAACGCCGGCTACAACGATCTGACCCGGGGCCTGGGCAAGCTGTACCGCAAGCGCTCGGTCAGTTCGCTGATCGAGGAAGTGCGCAAGGTCGCCGAAATCTACCCCACCGACTACATCCGTTTCTCCGACGACACCTTCGTGCTCAAGGTCGATCCCTGGCTGGAGGAATTTGCCGAGCGCTTCCCCCGCGAAGTCGGCATTCCGTTCTATTGCCTGCTGCGGGCCAACACCATCAGCAACGACATGGTCCGCCTCATCAGCCAGGCAGGCGCCAAATCCGTCTGCATGTCCATCGAGGCGGCCAATCCCAAGGTGCGCCGCGAGATTCTGCGCCGCGAGATGAAGGACGAGGCGCTGATCGGAGCCTTCGACGCCTTCAATGCCGCCGGGGTCAACATCTACACCAATTGTATCCTGGGTTTCCCCAATACCGGCCTCGAGGACGATCTGGCCACCTTGGACCTGGCCATACGCTGCCGTCCGGCCTATTGCGGCTTTTCCATCGCCACGCCGTTTCCCGGGACCGAGCTGCACGATTACTGCCGCGACCAGGGCGTGCTGCCCGAAGCCTCGACCGAGGATTACGTCTCGACCCAGAAGGGTTCGCTGCTGACCTGCTTCACGCCCGAGGAAAAGCGCCGGCAGGTCAATCTGGTCCAGCTCGCTCCGCTGGCGGTGCGCTTTCCCATCCTGCGCAATCTGGCGGTGGCGGCCAGCAAGCTGCCCTGCAACGTGGGGTTCTTCCTGATCCACTTCGTCGTGAAGAACTACCTGTTCATGCGCAAGATCGTGCCCATCCGCTTCACCCCCCGCGACGTGATGGTCCTGGGGTGGAACCAGCTATTGTCGGTGGGACACGCCATCCGGGGCGGAAACCGCCGGAAATAA
- a CDS encoding B12-binding domain-containing radical SAM protein: protein MAIQRVVMIYPEQGFSGNYVRHIPLSLLYASAGVVKAGVRVHILDARIHSDWRQRLALLLADGPVTCVGVSVMSGRPIRSAIDISRAVKAIDPAVPVVWGGPHATFYPESILDGEPACDYVVSGYASESFALLVERLGQGRTPEGVAGISWREDGRVRREPAKDDAFEYMDYRDIPYHLIEDYSVYGQLDQDRRIFSMYSALGCPYKCSFCSSPAQYSTIKGKKWVPLSAADVVDHIDFLVGKYQANYIYFIDDDSFPSLDHVGAIIDEIKRRGLAVKLGFRGARINEIKRMSDEFLTRLAEAGTDILHIGAESGSDRILGLIRKNCTVDDIVECNRKLARHPEITAAYNFLMGVPTETLDELKQTRDLMLTLVADHPSALIFPPNKFRPLPGTELYDLAREKWGFSMPASLQEWADIEVEANAQEGWYEPSMERFFNLMLICSYFIDNKVMRLTSGRTLFFKLARLANVLYRPIALFRLRRGLTFGLVEYPLYRFATWFLARGKGG, encoded by the coding sequence ATGGCAATTCAGCGCGTCGTCATGATTTATCCCGAGCAGGGGTTTTCCGGGAATTATGTCCGGCACATCCCGCTGTCCCTGCTTTACGCCTCGGCCGGGGTGGTCAAGGCCGGCGTCCGCGTCCATATCCTCGATGCCCGTATCCATTCCGACTGGCGCCAGCGCCTGGCGCTGCTGCTGGCCGACGGGCCGGTCACCTGCGTCGGCGTGTCGGTGATGTCGGGGCGGCCCATCCGCAGCGCCATCGACATCAGCCGGGCGGTCAAGGCCATCGATCCGGCCGTGCCGGTGGTCTGGGGCGGCCCCCATGCCACCTTCTATCCCGAGAGCATCCTGGACGGCGAGCCGGCCTGCGACTACGTGGTGTCGGGCTATGCCTCGGAAAGCTTCGCCCTGCTGGTCGAACGCCTGGGACAGGGCCGCACGCCCGAGGGCGTGGCGGGAATCTCGTGGCGCGAAGACGGCCGGGTCCGGCGCGAGCCGGCCAAGGACGACGCCTTCGAATACATGGATTACCGCGACATCCCCTATCACCTGATCGAGGACTATTCCGTCTACGGCCAGCTGGATCAGGACCGGCGCATCTTCTCCATGTACAGTGCCCTGGGCTGCCCCTACAAATGCTCGTTCTGCAGTTCGCCCGCCCAGTATTCTACCATCAAGGGCAAGAAATGGGTGCCGCTGTCGGCCGCCGACGTGGTGGACCACATCGACTTCCTGGTGGGCAAGTACCAGGCCAACTACATCTATTTCATCGATGACGACAGCTTTCCCAGCCTCGACCACGTGGGAGCGATCATCGACGAGATCAAACGGCGCGGACTGGCGGTGAAGCTGGGCTTCCGCGGGGCCCGCATCAACGAGATCAAGCGGATGAGCGACGAGTTCCTCACCCGCCTGGCCGAGGCGGGAACCGACATTCTGCATATCGGCGCCGAAAGCGGCTCGGACCGCATTCTCGGCCTGATCCGCAAGAACTGCACCGTCGACGACATCGTCGAATGCAACCGCAAGCTGGCCCGCCACCCGGAAATCACCGCCGCCTACAATTTCCTGATGGGGGTGCCGACCGAGACGCTGGACGAGCTGAAGCAGACCCGCGACCTGATGCTGACCCTGGTGGCCGACCACCCCTCCGCCCTGATCTTTCCGCCCAACAAGTTCCGGCCGCTGCCCGGCACCGAACTGTACGACCTGGCGCGCGAGAAATGGGGGTTCAGCATGCCGGCCAGCCTGCAGGAATGGGCGGATATCGAGGTCGAGGCCAACGCCCAGGAAGGATGGTACGAGCCCAGCATGGAGCGGTTCTTCAACCTGATGCTCATCTGCTCGTATTTCATCGACAACAAGGTGATGCGGCTGACCTCGGGGCGGACGCTGTTCTTCAAGCTGGCCCGTCTGGCCAACGTGCTTTACCGGCCCATCGCCCTGTTCCGCCTGCGCCGGGGGCTGACCTTCGGGCTGGTGGAATACCCGCTCTACCGGTTCGCCACCTGGTTTCTCGCCCGCGGCAAAGGGGGCTGA
- the asnB gene encoding asparagine synthase (glutamine-hydrolyzing), translating to MCGIAGLIGDASPGAAQRLDSMVAALVHRGPDGGGCWNDGDVHLGHRRLAVIDLAAAAAQPMVGPRGLVIVFNGEIYNHHDLRRELEGRGRTFRTQSDTEVLLAAWEAWGEDCLGRLVGMFAFALWDPTARRLFMVRDRLGKKPLYFTRQGDMLAFASEPKALLAVESVRAAATLDLQALSDFLSLGYVLSPKSIHANIRQLPPAHAARFDPSTGRLETWEYWRLADHVQDGRIPYDAKARERFSELLAQAVQDRLQADVPLGVFLSGGLDSAAVAAMAATSGARIRAFTVGFDAQSFDERPFARQTASHLGLDLEELPVDPGADVDLARLVAQCDDPFSDTSALACWHLNRAARGRVTVALSGDGADEILAGYPTYRADRVARLWNRVPAPVNRALLALVRRGLRPSYRKVSFDYKARQFLGGHGLDAARAHYWWRVVFSDEEKRRLLSPEILDALGDYDPFETFAGHFRAVPQASFLDRSLYVDIKTWLADDILVKADRTSMAFGLEVRSPFLDHRLVEFAARLDEAAKMNFRRQKVILRDAMAKILPSATLKRRKQGFNSPTSQFSALHPPRLGANSLFRDDFRLDPAVEDVTFKAFSLRVLGQWFENHPPIPWKGCQ from the coding sequence ATGTGCGGCATCGCGGGCCTGATCGGTGACGCTTCCCCCGGTGCCGCCCAACGGTTGGACTCCATGGTCGCCGCTCTCGTCCATCGCGGTCCCGACGGCGGCGGATGCTGGAATGACGGAGACGTTCATCTCGGCCACCGGCGCCTGGCGGTCATCGACCTGGCCGCCGCCGCCGCCCAGCCCATGGTGGGGCCGCGGGGGCTGGTCATCGTCTTCAACGGCGAAATCTACAACCACCATGACCTGCGCCGCGAGCTGGAGGGGCGGGGGCGGACGTTCCGCACCCAGTCCGACACCGAGGTGCTGCTTGCCGCCTGGGAGGCCTGGGGCGAGGACTGTCTCGGCCGGCTGGTGGGCATGTTCGCCTTCGCCCTCTGGGACCCCACGGCGCGCCGGCTGTTCATGGTTCGCGACCGGCTGGGCAAGAAGCCGCTCTACTTTACCCGGCAAGGGGACATGCTGGCCTTCGCCTCCGAGCCGAAGGCGCTGCTGGCGGTCGAGTCCGTCCGGGCGGCGGCGACGCTCGATCTTCAGGCCCTGTCCGATTTCCTGTCGCTGGGCTATGTGCTGTCGCCCAAGAGCATTCACGCCAATATCCGCCAGCTTCCCCCCGCCCACGCCGCCCGCTTCGACCCGTCCACGGGACGGCTGGAGACTTGGGAATACTGGCGTCTGGCCGATCACGTGCAGGACGGGCGTATTCCCTATGACGCCAAGGCGCGGGAGCGGTTCTCCGAGCTGCTGGCCCAGGCGGTCCAGGACCGCCTGCAGGCCGACGTGCCCTTGGGGGTCTTCCTGTCGGGCGGGCTGGATTCGGCGGCGGTGGCGGCCATGGCGGCGACTTCCGGGGCGCGGATCAGGGCCTTCACGGTGGGCTTCGACGCCCAAAGCTTCGATGAACGGCCCTTCGCCCGCCAAACCGCTTCCCATCTGGGACTCGATCTCGAGGAGCTTCCCGTGGACCCGGGGGCCGATGTGGATCTGGCGCGTCTGGTGGCCCAGTGCGACGATCCGTTCTCCGACACCTCGGCCCTGGCCTGCTGGCACCTCAACCGCGCCGCCCGCGGGCGGGTTACGGTGGCGCTGTCCGGCGACGGCGCCGACGAGATTTTGGCGGGTTATCCCACCTATCGCGCCGACCGGGTGGCCCGGCTGTGGAACCGGGTTCCCGCCCCGGTGAACCGGGCGCTGCTGGCATTGGTTCGGCGCGGGCTGCGGCCCAGCTATCGCAAGGTCAGCTTCGATTACAAGGCCCGCCAGTTCCTGGGTGGCCATGGCCTCGACGCCGCCAGGGCCCATTACTGGTGGCGGGTGGTGTTCTCGGATGAGGAGAAGCGCCGGCTGCTGTCGCCCGAAATCCTGGACGCCCTTGGGGATTACGATCCGTTCGAGACCTTCGCCGGGCATTTCCGGGCGGTGCCGCAAGCCTCGTTCCTCGATCGCTCGCTGTATGTCGATATCAAGACGTGGCTGGCCGACGACATCCTGGTCAAGGCTGACCGGACCAGCATGGCCTTCGGGCTGGAGGTGCGTTCGCCCTTTCTCGACCACCGGCTGGTGGAATTCGCCGCGCGCCTTGATGAGGCGGCGAAGATGAACTTCCGCCGCCAGAAGGTCATCTTGCGCGATGCCATGGCGAAAATTCTGCCGTCGGCGACATTGAAGCGGCGCAAGCAGGGATTTAATTCTCCGACCAGCCAGTTTTCGGCGCTGCATCCGCCACGACTTGGTGCTAATTCATTATTCCGTGATGATTTCCGGCTGGACCCGGCCGTCGAAGACGTCACGTTCAAGGCTTTTTCTCTGCGCGTCCTGGGCCAATGGTTCGAGAATCACCCTCCAATTCCCTGGAAAGGCTGCCAATGA
- a CDS encoding glycosyltransferase family 2 protein: MTQPDADPSPGLSYLIPAYNEEHSIGTTIERLKSILSTLDMPWEIVIINDGSRDGTLAAAQAHDGVRVVSHPTNIGYGSALKAGICAARHQWIGIVDADDTYDIEQIPTLVEQMRAGFDMVVAARSNVLDLDRPVKRQFRRLLIAFLNLVIGARIEDPNSGFRIFTRDLAMTFFPFLCNTFSFTTSLTVFALGERYFVKYVPLPYFKRSGKSKVRHFRDSLRMMQLVLQGITFFNPIKFYLMMVVGLLVGFLVPSAILLSQGAGPLAALWFGFGAVSALMIGLGVLGDIIRISAIGRDKRG, translated from the coding sequence ATGACACAACCGGATGCCGATCCGTCGCCGGGCCTCAGCTACCTTATTCCCGCCTATAACGAGGAACACTCGATCGGCACGACGATCGAGCGGCTGAAATCCATTCTGTCGACGCTGGACATGCCGTGGGAGATTGTCATCATCAATGACGGATCGCGCGACGGCACCCTGGCGGCGGCCCAGGCGCACGACGGCGTGCGGGTGGTCAGCCACCCCACCAATATCGGCTATGGAAGCGCCCTGAAGGCCGGCATCTGCGCCGCCCGCCACCAGTGGATCGGCATCGTCGATGCCGACGACACCTACGACATCGAGCAGATTCCCACCCTGGTCGAACAGATGCGGGCCGGATTCGACATGGTGGTCGCCGCCCGCAGCAACGTGCTGGATCTGGACCGGCCGGTGAAGCGGCAATTCCGGCGGCTGCTGATCGCCTTCCTCAACCTGGTGATCGGGGCGCGCATCGAGGATCCCAACAGCGGATTCCGCATCTTCACCCGCGACCTTGCGATGACCTTCTTTCCCTTCCTGTGCAACACCTTCTCGTTCACCACTTCGCTGACCGTCTTCGCCTTGGGTGAGCGCTATTTCGTCAAATACGTTCCGCTGCCCTATTTCAAGCGCAGCGGCAAGAGCAAGGTCCGCCACTTCCGCGATTCCCTGCGGATGATGCAACTGGTGCTGCAGGGCATCACCTTCTTCAATCCCATCAAGTTCTACCTGATGATGGTGGTCGGGCTGCTGGTAGGGTTCCTGGTGCCGTCGGCGATCCTGCTGTCCCAGGGGGCCGGCCCCCTGGCCGCCCTGTGGTTCGGGTTCGGGGCGGTATCCGCGCTGATGATCGGGCTGGGCGTTCTGGGCGACATCATCCGCATCTCCGCCATCGGCCGCGACAAGAGGGGGTAG
- a CDS encoding SIS domain-containing protein — protein MTFPERAFSSIVDFRDAYADQMVAALRSVKGDALEAAQALLADTLRRDGNVFSCGNGGSAAIANHLVCDHSRGVSCDTGLRPRIHSLSATVEVLTAIANDIEYAEVFSEQLRLLGRPGDVLITISSSGDSENVTRAVQRAKDMGIATIAMTGFGGGRTARLADVNLHVAADNYGVVEDVHQSLMHMLAQFVRQSHMPPDLVAARKF, from the coding sequence ATGACTTTTCCCGAACGGGCATTCAGCAGCATCGTCGATTTTCGCGACGCTTATGCCGACCAGATGGTGGCGGCCTTGCGGTCGGTGAAGGGTGACGCGCTGGAGGCGGCGCAGGCGTTGCTGGCCGATACCCTTCGTCGCGACGGGAACGTCTTCTCCTGTGGCAATGGTGGTTCGGCGGCCATCGCCAATCACCTGGTTTGCGACCATTCCCGTGGCGTTTCCTGCGATACCGGCCTGCGGCCCCGCATCCACAGCCTGTCCGCCACCGTCGAGGTGCTGACCGCCATCGCCAACGACATCGAGTATGCCGAGGTGTTCTCCGAGCAGCTGCGCCTGCTGGGGCGGCCCGGCGACGTCCTGATCACCATCAGCTCGTCGGGCGATTCCGAGAATGTCACCCGCGCGGTGCAGCGGGCCAAGGACATGGGTATCGCCACCATCGCCATGACCGGTTTCGGCGGCGGCCGCACCGCCCGTCTGGCCGACGTCAACCTGCACGTCGCCGCCGATAATTACGGCGTCGTCGAGGATGTGCACCAGTCGCTGATGCACATGCTGGCCCAGTTCGTCCGTCAAAGCCATATGCCGCCCGATCTGGTCGCGGCGCGAAAATTCTGA
- a CDS encoding glycosyltransferase, protein MSRQDDAGRSVLILTQPPYEGGVPAKTRILCRYLRDRGHRVSVAWYATFGHQADINVPLWRMPAGLRPGVREMECFGDFPGVAVGCLFPELEAPYYLPGRHWRRLIAAHDRHIAVGGPPLVGHLLAATGTPGLLWCASDVVADRRDRVAAMGPARRLIHDVVTLPWVLRQQAHTLASLPRVLGVSRYTVERLAAHGCPAGHLDRLPIPVDTDLFRPSTSPAPPAVLGFAARFEDPRKNIGLAFEALALLRRNGMDARLRLAGAEPSRETLGRVAALGLEGAVDFLGEIAHDQLAAFYQNLDLFVLPSHQEGLCIAGLEAMASGVPVISTRCGGPEDYVRDGETGFLVEAAPAALAGALARVAGDRALRRILSAGARRVAEAEFSLAAFGSGLARAWTSVWGDAP, encoded by the coding sequence ATGTCCCGCCAGGACGATGCCGGCCGCTCGGTCCTGATTCTCACCCAGCCGCCCTATGAAGGCGGCGTTCCCGCCAAGACCCGCATTCTGTGCCGTTACCTGCGCGACCGGGGCCATCGGGTGAGCGTGGCCTGGTACGCCACGTTCGGCCATCAGGCGGATATCAATGTCCCGCTTTGGCGGATGCCGGCGGGATTGCGTCCTGGCGTGCGCGAGATGGAATGTTTCGGCGACTTCCCCGGCGTGGCGGTGGGGTGCCTGTTCCCCGAGCTGGAGGCTCCCTATTATCTGCCCGGCCGTCACTGGCGGCGGCTGATCGCCGCCCATGACCGCCACATCGCCGTGGGCGGCCCGCCCTTGGTCGGCCACCTGCTGGCAGCGACCGGAACGCCCGGCCTGCTGTGGTGCGCCAGCGACGTGGTCGCCGATCGCCGCGACCGGGTGGCGGCCATGGGGCCGGCGCGGCGTCTGATCCATGACGTGGTCACCCTGCCCTGGGTACTGCGCCAGCAGGCCCATACCCTGGCATCGCTTCCCCGGGTCCTGGGGGTCAGCCGCTATACGGTCGAGCGGCTGGCGGCCCATGGCTGTCCCGCCGGACATCTCGACCGTCTGCCGATTCCGGTGGATACCGATCTCTTCAGGCCTTCGACATCGCCCGCTCCGCCGGCCGTGCTGGGCTTTGCCGCCCGCTTCGAGGACCCGCGCAAGAATATCGGTCTGGCCTTCGAGGCCCTGGCCCTGCTGCGGCGCAACGGTATGGACGCCCGCCTGCGGCTGGCGGGCGCGGAGCCTTCGCGGGAGACCCTGGGACGGGTGGCCGCCCTTGGACTGGAGGGGGCCGTCGATTTCCTCGGCGAGATCGCCCACGACCAATTGGCCGCCTTCTACCAGAATCTTGACCTGTTCGTGCTGCCGTCGCACCAGGAGGGGCTGTGCATCGCCGGGCTGGAAGCCATGGCGTCGGGGGTGCCGGTGATCTCAACCCGCTGCGGCGGGCCGGAGGATTATGTCCGGGACGGCGAAACCGGCTTTCTGGTGGAGGCCGCGCCCGCCGCCCTGGCCGGCGCCCTGGCGCGGGTGGCAGGGGACCGCGCCTTGCGGCGGATTCTGTCCGCAGGCGCCCGGCGGGTGGCCGAGGCGGAATTCTCCCTTGCCGCCTTCGGTTCCGGCCTCGCCCGCGCCTGGACTTCGGTGTGGGGGGACGCGCCGTGA